A region from the Lolium perenne isolate Kyuss_39 chromosome 4, Kyuss_2.0, whole genome shotgun sequence genome encodes:
- the LOC127291954 gene encoding uncharacterized protein isoform X1 — MRRHRSPTCSPTPAASAASTQTSSWSPPPYPYPHPAFPPLSATPRLTLAVGFVTVAAAAPPSPRGGGGVLSVQIGGAAAAVLRGVISPEQQPRMPGAGAGVQAPEASPGRYVRRHDEVTPDDDGCDDVFRVAVRGPGDDPFDIPAKRAPVERLRRWRREVLSTRPGGLGLPWTWQR, encoded by the exons ATGCGCCGCCACCGCTCGCCGACGTGCAGTCCAACGccggccgcctccgccgcctccacgcAAACTTCTTCTTGGTCCCCTCCACCGTATCCCTACCCGCACCCCGCCTTTCCGCCCCTGAGCGCGACGCCGCGCCTAACCCTAGCCGTCGGGTTCGTCactgtcgccgccgccgctcctccgAGCCCCCGCGGGGGAGGGGGGGTACTAAGCGTGCAGATCGGGGGCGCGGCGGCCGCGGTGCTGCGAGGTGTCATCTCTCCTGAACAACAGCCGAGGATGCCTGGGGCCGGCGCTGGCGTGCAGGCGCCCGAGGCCTCGCCGGGCCGCTACGTGCGCCGCCACGACGAGGTGACGCCAGACGACGACGGCTGCGACGACGTGTTCCGGGTCGCCGTGCGGGGGCCCGGGGACGACCCCTTCGACATCCCAGCCAAGCGGGCGCCCGTCGAGCGGCTGCGCCGATGGAGG CGAGAAGTTTTATCAACAAGGCCTGGAGGATTAGGCTTGCCATGGACATGGCAGCGATAG
- the LOC127291954 gene encoding uncharacterized protein isoform X2 — protein sequence MRRHRSPTCSPTPAASAASTQTSSWSPPPYPYPHPAFPPLSATPRLTLAVGFVTVAAAAPPSPRGGGGVLSVQIGGAAAAVLRGVISPEQQPRMPGAGAGVQAPEASPGRYVRRHDEVTPDDDGCDDVFRVAVRGPGDDPFDIPAKRAPVERLRRWRQAALVLNASRRFRYS from the exons ATGCGCCGCCACCGCTCGCCGACGTGCAGTCCAACGccggccgcctccgccgcctccacgcAAACTTCTTCTTGGTCCCCTCCACCGTATCCCTACCCGCACCCCGCCTTTCCGCCCCTGAGCGCGACGCCGCGCCTAACCCTAGCCGTCGGGTTCGTCactgtcgccgccgccgctcctccgAGCCCCCGCGGGGGAGGGGGGGTACTAAGCGTGCAGATCGGGGGCGCGGCGGCCGCGGTGCTGCGAGGTGTCATCTCTCCTGAACAACAGCCGAGGATGCCTGGGGCCGGCGCTGGCGTGCAGGCGCCCGAGGCCTCGCCGGGCCGCTACGTGCGCCGCCACGACGAGGTGACGCCAGACGACGACGGCTGCGACGACGTGTTCCGGGTCGCCGTGCGGGGGCCCGGGGACGACCCCTTCGACATCCCAGCCAAGCGGGCGCCCGTCGAGCGGCTGCGCCGATGGAGG CAAGCTGCACTTGTGCTCAATGCTTCTCGGCGATTCAGATACTCTTGA